The Streptomyces capitiformicae genome contains the following window.
GTGATCATCCCCAACGGCCAGCTCGCCGGCACGAACATGACCAACTTCAACCAGCCCGAGCAGGACATGACCCTGCTCGTGCAGGTGGGCGTCGGCTACGACAGCGACCTGGAGCATGTCGAGCGGGTGACCAACGAGGTCATCACGGAGGTCATGAAGGAGGTCGAGGGCGCCGTCCCCGACCACGAGCCCGCCGTCCGCTTCCACACCTTCGGCGACTCCCGCATCGGCATGACCGTGATCCTCGGCGTCGGCGAGTTCAGCGACCAGTACCGGATCAAGCACGAGTTCATCAAACGCCTTCACAAGCGCTATCGCGCCGAGGGCATCAGCATCCCGGCGCCCCGGCGGACGGTTACGCTCCAGCCGGGTGGGGGTAGCGGCGTGGAGATCCCGCACCAGCGGGAGACTGTCGTCGAGGTGGCCCCCTAGGGGTTTCGCCCCCGCCGCCCCTACTCATCCCATCCCAGGGGAGCTGCGCCCCTTCAACCCCCCAGGGAGAGCTCGGGAGGGGCGGTTTGTACGGCGGGGGCGGGTGATTCGTGGCTTGTCGCGCAGTTCCCTGCGCCCCTTATAAGCCAGGGGGCGCCATAAGCCGGGGGGCGCCCCCAGTTCTTTGAGTGGCGCGGGGAACTGCGCGAGCAAGCCTCCACAACCCGCACCCGCCCGACGACCCCGTCCCCCCGAGCTCTCCCGCGAGCGGGGTCGAAGGGGCGGCGCCCCTGGGATGGGACGGGTAGGGGCGGCGGGGGCGAGATACATCCCCGAACGCATCCGAAGCCGCCATCCCCCCGACCCCTGTCGAGCCCGCCTCGATCACGAGATATCTTGATGTCGAGCAATGTTGCAGACGTGGAGCGGAGCACCCGGTGACTGACTCGACCATCATCTACACGCACACTGACGAGGCGCCCGCCCTGGCGACCCATTCGTTCCTGCCGGTGATCAAGGCGTACGCCGCCCCGGCCGGTGTCTCCGTCGAGACCCGTGACATCTCCCTGGCCGGCCGCATCATCGCCGTCTTCCCGGAGTACCTGACCGAGGACCAGCGCATCCCGGACGCCCTCTCCGAGCTGGGCGAGCTGGCCAAGACGCCCGCGGCGAACATCATCAAGCTGCCGAACATCTCGGCGTCCATCCCCCAGCTCAAGGCCGCCGTCGCCGAGCTCCAGGGCCAGGGCTACGCGCTGCCGGACTACCCGGACGACCCGAAGACCGACGAGGAGCGCGAGATCCGCGCCCGCTACGACAAGATCAAGGGTTCCGCCGTGAACCCGGTCCTGCGTGAGGGCAACTCCGACCGCCGCGCCCCCGCGTCGGTGAAGAACTACGCCAAGACCCACCCGCACCGCATGGGCGCCTGGTCCGCCGACTCGAAGACGAACGTCGCGACCATGGGTGAGAACGACTTCCGCTCCACCGAGAAGTCCGTCGTGATCTCCGAGGCCGGCTCCCTGAAGATCGAGCTGGCCGGCGACGACGGCTCCACCACCGTGCTGCGCGAGTCCGTACCGGTTCTCGAGGGCGAGGTCGTCGACGCCTCGGTGATGCGCGTCGCCGCGCTGCGCGAGTTCCTGACCGCGCAGGTCGCCAAGGCCAAGGCGGAGGGCGTGCTGTTCTCCGTGCACCTGAAGGCCACGATGATGAAGGTCTCCGACCCGATCGTCTTCGGTCACGTGGTGCGCGCCTTCTTCCCGAAGACGTTCGCGCAGTACGGCGAGCAGCTGGCCGCGGCCGGTCTGTCCCCGAACGACGGTCTGGGCGGCATCTTCAAGGGCCTGGAGGCCCTGCCGGAGGGCGCCGAGATCAAGGCCTCCTTCGACGCCGAGCTCGCCGACGGCCCGGCCCTGGCGATGGTCGACTCCGACAAGGGCATCACCAACCTGCACGTGCCGTCCGACGTCATCGTCGACGCCTCGATGCCGGCGATGATCCGCACCTCCGGCCACATGTGGGGCCCGGACGGCCAGGAGGCCGACACCCTCGCGGTGCTCCCGGACTCCTCGTACTCCGGCGTCTACCAGGCCGTGATCGACGACTGCCGCGCCAACGGCGCCTACGACCCGTCGACCATGGGCTCCGTCCCGAACGTCGGTCTGATGGCGCAGAAGGCCGAGGAGTACGGCTCCCACGACAAGACCTTCGAGATCCCGACCACCGGCACGGTCCGCCTCGTCGACCAGGCCGGCAACGTCGTGCTGGAGCAGACGGTCTCCGCGGGTGACATCTTCCGCGCCTGCCAGACCAAGGACGCCCCGATCAGGGACTGGGTGAAGCTGGCCGTCACGCGCGCCCGCGCCACCGGCGACCCGGCGGTGTTCTGGCTGGACGAGACCCGCGCCCACGACGCGCAGCTGATCGCGAAGATCAACGCGTACCTGCCGGAGCACGACACCGAGGGCCTGGACATCCGCATCCTCGCCCCGGTCGAGGCCACCAAGCTGTCGGTGGAGCGCATCCGCCGCGGTGAGAACACGATCTCCGTCACCGGCAACGTGCTGCGTGACTACCTCACCGACCTGTTCCCGATCCTGGAGCTGGGCACCAGCGCCAAGATGCTGTCGGTCGTCCCGCTGATGGCGGGCGGCGGCCTGTTCGAGACGGGCGCCGGCGGCTCCGCCCCGAAGCACGTCCAGCAGCTGGTCAAGGAGGACTACCTGCGCTGGGACTCCCTCGGTGAGTTCTTCGCCCTGGTGCCGTCCCTGGAGCAGTACGCCCAGGTCACCGGCAACACCCGCGCCAAGGTCCTCGCCGACACCCTCGACCGCGCCACGGCGACCTTCCTCAACGAGGACAAGTCCCCCTCCCGTCGTGTCGGCGGCATCGACAACCGCGGCAGCCACTACTACCTGTCCCTGTACTGGGCCCAGGAGCTGGCCGCGCAGACCGACGACGCCGACCTGGCCAAGACCTTCGCGCCGCTCGCCGAGACGCTCACCGCGAACGAGCAGAAGATCGTCGACGAGCTGATCGCCGTCCAGGGCAAGCCGGCCGACATCGGCGGCTACTACCAGCCCGACCCCGCCAAGGCCGCCGCGGTCATGCGCCCGTCGGCCACCTGGAACGAGGCGCTGGCGAACTTCGCCTGACCCACGCCCGCGTTTGAAAGCCGCCCCGGCCGGGATCACTCCCGGCCGGGGCGGCCCGCTTTCCCCACGAGGTTCGTCAGACGGTCCCGAAGGCCGTGCGCAGGGTGCCGATCGCCTGCCCGATGGCGGCCTCGGCGGCATTGGTCTCCCGCAGGGCGTTGAGCATGACGAAGTCGTGGATGATGCCCTGGTAGCGCACGGCGGTGACCGGGACGCCCGCCTCACGGAGCTTGTTGGCGTACGCCTCGCCCTCGTCCCGCAGGACGTCGGCCTCGGCGGTGATGACGAGCGCCGGGGGCAGCCCCTTGAGCTGCTCGGGAGTGGCGCGCAGCGGTGAGGCGGTGATCTCGGCGCGCTCCTTCTCGCTGGTCGTGTACTGGTCCCAGAACCACCGCATGGCGTCGCGCCGCAGGAAGTACCCCTCGGCGAACCGGTCGTACGAACCGGTGTCGAAGGCGGCGTCGGTGACCGGGTAGAAGAGCACCTGCTGGACCAGCGGAACATCGCCGCGCTCCTTGGCCATCAGGGTCAGCGCGGCGCTCATGTTGCCGCCGACGGAGTCCCCGGCCACGGCCATCCGGGTCGCGTCCAGGTAGTGGCCGGCGCCCTCGGTGACGACCCAGCGGGCCACCGCGTAGTTCTGCTCGACGGCGACCGGGTAGCGGGCCTCGGGCGACAGGTCGTACTCGGGGAAGACGACCGCGGCCCGCGCGCCCACGGCCAGCTCGCGCACCAGCCGGTCGTGGGTGTGGGCGTTGCCGAAGACCCAGCCGGCACCGTGGATGTAGAGGATCACCGGAAGCACGCCCTTGGCTCCCTCGGGCCGGACGACACGGGCCCGGACCTCGCCGGTGGGTCCGCCCGGCACGATCACCCACTCCTCGTCGACGGCCGGCATGGCGATCGCGCCCGACTGCACCTCGTCGACGACCTTGCGACCCTCGACCGGCCCCAGGTCGAACAGGTACGGCGGGTTCGCGGTCGCCTCCGCGAAGGCAGCGGCGGCGGGCTCCAGAACGGGACGGGGGGCGACGG
Protein-coding sequences here:
- a CDS encoding NADP-dependent isocitrate dehydrogenase produces the protein MTDSTIIYTHTDEAPALATHSFLPVIKAYAAPAGVSVETRDISLAGRIIAVFPEYLTEDQRIPDALSELGELAKTPAANIIKLPNISASIPQLKAAVAELQGQGYALPDYPDDPKTDEEREIRARYDKIKGSAVNPVLREGNSDRRAPASVKNYAKTHPHRMGAWSADSKTNVATMGENDFRSTEKSVVISEAGSLKIELAGDDGSTTVLRESVPVLEGEVVDASVMRVAALREFLTAQVAKAKAEGVLFSVHLKATMMKVSDPIVFGHVVRAFFPKTFAQYGEQLAAAGLSPNDGLGGIFKGLEALPEGAEIKASFDAELADGPALAMVDSDKGITNLHVPSDVIVDASMPAMIRTSGHMWGPDGQEADTLAVLPDSSYSGVYQAVIDDCRANGAYDPSTMGSVPNVGLMAQKAEEYGSHDKTFEIPTTGTVRLVDQAGNVVLEQTVSAGDIFRACQTKDAPIRDWVKLAVTRARATGDPAVFWLDETRAHDAQLIAKINAYLPEHDTEGLDIRILAPVEATKLSVERIRRGENTISVTGNVLRDYLTDLFPILELGTSAKMLSVVPLMAGGGLFETGAGGSAPKHVQQLVKEDYLRWDSLGEFFALVPSLEQYAQVTGNTRAKVLADTLDRATATFLNEDKSPSRRVGGIDNRGSHYYLSLYWAQELAAQTDDADLAKTFAPLAETLTANEQKIVDELIAVQGKPADIGGYYQPDPAKAAAVMRPSATWNEALANFA
- a CDS encoding alpha/beta hydrolase is translated as MSETVAPRPVLEPAAAAFAEATANPPYLFDLGPVEGRKVVDEVQSGAIAMPAVDEEWVIVPGGPTGEVRARVVRPEGAKGVLPVILYIHGAGWVFGNAHTHDRLVRELAVGARAAVVFPEYDLSPEARYPVAVEQNYAVARWVVTEGAGHYLDATRMAVAGDSVGGNMSAALTLMAKERGDVPLVQQVLFYPVTDAAFDTGSYDRFAEGYFLRRDAMRWFWDQYTTSEKERAEITASPLRATPEQLKGLPPALVITAEADVLRDEGEAYANKLREAGVPVTAVRYQGIIHDFVMLNALRETNAAEAAIGQAIGTLRTAFGTV